A region from the Tahibacter amnicola genome encodes:
- a CDS encoding GTP-binding protein — MSDATSWLERVRQWFARDTSMAPPPPPTSAVDRASSALRDLLQDPLIPAVLRTELADDFNRIEALLDKLARDELHVAVFGRVSVGKSALANALLGHAAFETGVLHGTTTKANQQRWTEAGGSGLHLIDTPGINELDGESRERLAFEVAEISDLVIFVVDGDMTQSERDALAILAKTERPIVLALNKSDRYTSEETERLLRRLREHTVGCVHADNVIACAAQPADRRVIDVDAHGREHERCEARPAEVAELRARLLAVCEREGKTLSALNASLFAGRLSDQVARRLAETRREIADRLIGHYCLAKGIAVALNPIPVADLLAAAALDAALVMHLGKVYGLPLTRREAGQLIATICAQLAALMGAIWGVHLVASALKGASAGLSTVMTAGAQGALAWYATQLVGRAAERYLVAGKSWGEQGPKRVVQDIVASLDRDSILREAREEILARLRKPS; from the coding sequence ATGAGCGATGCAACGTCATGGCTGGAACGCGTACGCCAGTGGTTCGCGCGCGACACGTCAATGGCACCGCCACCGCCACCGACCAGCGCCGTGGACCGCGCCAGTTCCGCGCTGCGCGATCTGCTGCAGGATCCGCTGATCCCGGCCGTGCTGCGCACCGAGCTCGCCGACGACTTCAACCGCATCGAGGCCTTGCTCGACAAACTTGCCCGCGATGAGTTGCACGTCGCGGTTTTCGGTCGCGTCTCCGTCGGCAAGTCCGCCCTGGCCAACGCCTTGCTGGGGCATGCTGCCTTCGAGACGGGCGTGCTGCACGGCACGACCACCAAGGCCAACCAGCAACGCTGGACCGAAGCGGGCGGATCGGGCCTGCACTTGATCGATACACCCGGCATCAATGAACTCGACGGTGAATCGCGCGAACGCCTGGCCTTCGAAGTGGCCGAGATCAGCGACCTGGTCATCTTTGTCGTCGATGGCGACATGACCCAGAGCGAACGGGACGCGCTTGCCATCCTGGCGAAAACCGAGCGTCCCATCGTGCTCGCGCTCAACAAGTCCGATCGCTACACCAGTGAGGAAACGGAACGGCTGCTCCGGCGGCTGCGCGAACATACCGTCGGTTGCGTGCATGCCGACAACGTCATCGCCTGCGCGGCGCAGCCGGCGGACCGTCGCGTGATCGACGTCGATGCCCACGGCCGTGAGCACGAACGCTGCGAGGCGCGCCCTGCCGAGGTCGCCGAACTGCGCGCGCGCCTGCTGGCGGTGTGCGAACGCGAGGGCAAAACCCTTTCCGCGCTCAACGCCAGCCTCTTCGCCGGCCGACTGTCCGACCAGGTGGCCCGGCGCCTCGCCGAAACCCGCCGCGAGATCGCCGATCGACTGATCGGTCATTACTGCCTGGCCAAGGGCATCGCGGTCGCACTCAATCCGATCCCGGTCGCGGATCTCCTGGCCGCCGCCGCATTGGACGCGGCGCTCGTCATGCACCTGGGCAAGGTCTACGGGTTGCCGCTGACACGCCGCGAGGCCGGTCAGCTGATCGCCACGATCTGCGCTCAGCTGGCAGCACTGATGGGCGCCATCTGGGGCGTGCACCTGGTCGCCTCGGCGCTCAAGGGTGCGAGCGCGGGGCTTTCCACCGTCATGACCGCCGGCGCCCAAGGCGCACTGGCCTGGTACGCCACGCAATTGGTCGGCCGCGCCGCCGAGCGCTATCTGGTCGCCGGAAAGTCCTGGGGCGAACAGGGGCCCAAGCGTGTCGTGCAGGATATCGTCGCCAGCCTGGACCGCGATTCCATCCTGCGCGAGGCACGCGAGGAGATCCTCGCGCGCCTGCGCAAGCCGTCCTGA
- a CDS encoding YceI family protein: protein MMRLAAALLLLVPFSLCAKEWTVDPASTLSFSGTYQGEKFTGHFGRFTAAITFDPASLAAAKFDVSVDVTSITTGNADYDEQLKAPEFFDFGKFRQSRFVTTAFREGDNGLVADGTLTIRDKSRPTQLKVTFTPAGDGATLDVETTLKRLDFDVGTGDWADTSAIGNDVPVTAHLVLKPKG from the coding sequence ATGATGCGTCTTGCTGCCGCCCTCCTGCTGCTGGTGCCGTTCTCGCTGTGCGCGAAGGAGTGGACCGTCGACCCGGCCAGCACGCTGTCATTCAGCGGCACCTACCAGGGTGAAAAATTCACCGGCCACTTTGGGCGCTTCACCGCGGCAATCACCTTCGATCCGGCAAGCCTGGCTGCCGCGAAGTTCGATGTCAGCGTCGATGTCACCAGCATCACCACGGGAAACGCCGACTATGACGAGCAGCTCAAGGCGCCGGAATTCTTCGATTTCGGCAAGTTCAGGCAGTCGCGCTTTGTCACCACCGCCTTCCGCGAGGGCGACAACGGTCTGGTCGCCGACGGCACGCTGACCATCCGCGACAAGAGCCGTCCGACCCAGCTGAAGGTCACCTTCACGCCCGCAGGCGACGGCGCCACGCTGGACGTGGAAACCACCTTGAAACGGCTGGACTTCGACGTCGGCACCGGCGACTGGGCCGACACCAGCGCGATCGGCAACGACGTGCCGGTCACGGCGCATCTGGTCCTCAAGCCCAAGGGCTGA
- a CDS encoding cytochrome b, whose product MALKSDSRQWGLGAQLLHWVMALLIIGAGIVGWYMTDLPNSPQKMKIYAMHKSVGLTVLALVLLRLVWRWRDNRPADVPMPAWQARAAHAVHVLLYGLMLVMPLSGWLYNSASGYPLRWFGMVNLPSLTGGQDAALKSLAHEVHEWGFYLLAALLLAHAGAALKHHFIDRDETLARMLPFLRRRTAPAVESAPAATPIPSAASPDQSPESRP is encoded by the coding sequence ATGGCATTGAAAAGTGATTCGCGGCAGTGGGGCCTGGGTGCGCAGCTGCTGCACTGGGTGATGGCGCTCCTCATCATCGGCGCGGGCATCGTCGGCTGGTACATGACCGACCTGCCCAATTCGCCACAGAAGATGAAGATCTATGCCATGCACAAGTCCGTCGGGCTGACCGTGCTGGCCCTGGTCCTGCTGCGCCTGGTCTGGCGCTGGCGCGACAACCGGCCGGCCGATGTCCCCATGCCTGCCTGGCAGGCGCGCGCCGCCCATGCCGTGCACGTTCTGCTGTACGGGCTGATGCTGGTCATGCCCCTGTCCGGATGGCTGTACAACTCGGCTTCGGGTTATCCGCTACGGTGGTTCGGGATGGTCAACCTTCCCAGCCTCACCGGCGGACAGGACGCGGCGCTCAAATCCCTGGCACACGAGGTCCACGAGTGGGGTTTCTACCTGCTCGCAGCACTCCTGCTCGCCCACGCCGGCGCTGCACTCAAGCACCATTTCATCGATCGCGATGAAACGCTGGCGCGGATGCTGCCGTTCCTCCGCCGGCGCACCGCGCCAGCCGTGGAGTCCGCGCCGGCCGCAACGCCAATACCTTCCGCCGCTTCTCCAGACCAATCCCCGGAGTCCCGTCCATGA
- a CDS encoding YceI family protein, whose amino-acid sequence MRRVPSALLLILSAAMALPAIAGAPQWRVDTVHTQIHFSLDHQGFSRAMGLIKVRDGQLTFDPDDWAGASLTVTVDPATVILGDAKWEETVRSWQFFNVSRWPLARYSSDSIERVDERRGVVHGHLEWRGERQPLDLAFQVNKVGNDPYTFRRTAGFSATATLRRSAFGMDKLLSVVGDDVKLLIEVEVTRDRGRRDTQAAENSDDGIEK is encoded by the coding sequence ATGCGCCGAGTCCCTTCCGCCCTGCTCCTCATCCTGTCGGCCGCGATGGCGCTGCCGGCCATCGCCGGTGCGCCACAGTGGCGCGTCGACACCGTTCACACGCAGATCCATTTTTCGCTCGATCACCAGGGATTTTCACGCGCCATGGGCCTCATCAAGGTGCGCGACGGGCAGTTGACCTTCGATCCGGATGACTGGGCGGGCGCATCCCTGACGGTAACGGTCGATCCGGCCACCGTCATCCTGGGCGATGCGAAGTGGGAAGAAACCGTCCGGTCCTGGCAATTCTTCAACGTCTCGCGCTGGCCCCTCGCCCGCTATTCAAGCGATAGCATCGAGCGCGTGGACGAGCGTCGTGGCGTCGTTCACGGACACCTGGAATGGCGCGGTGAGCGCCAGCCACTGGACCTCGCCTTCCAGGTCAACAAGGTCGGCAACGACCCCTATACCTTTCGCCGCACGGCCGGCTTCTCCGCCACAGCAACGCTCCGGCGTTCGGCATTTGGCATGGACAAGCTGCTGTCCGTCGTCGGCGATGACGTGAAACTGCTGATCGAGGTCGAGGTCACACGCGATCGCGGCCGGCGCGATACACAGGCAGCGGAGAACAGTGACGATGGCATTGAAAAGTGA
- a CDS encoding GTPase translates to MDKISRVTVRRFIAVGFAVLAMALLWLLLGALQTGLALWQQIAGLHWSLQALVGTIVTGFAGVTAWAGWRLLRPRRPHRNTVPPPDRATIERRVERLAQLDDTTASFSAELAELDARRQSGECYVAVFGEISAGKSSLIRALAPDADNAVDVLGGTTRQVAHHRGRLGERELVLADVPGTQEVDAREHETLARDEALRAHAVVYVCTGDLTRQQDGELRWLHGFGKPLLLALNKVDLLSAAQRDEVRTALDARYRDVVDAVVPVRAGGVEHLERRLPDGRREQVTREATPDTAALAKALSALVATDADTLEAAREGAVLGHLAERLGAAERSARSVEAYRIVDRYTRRAVVGALAAIAPGTDLIIQGALATGLIRELAALYDVPVKTLDLDAFLEQAGGTLRTTSSIVLAIAGNALKAFPGLGTLSGGVLHAVAYGLIFDSLGCAVVRTLAEHHRLDQAAATDALRELLTGKSAQRLGHIANLALESLRDATTGNGHAR, encoded by the coding sequence ATGGACAAGATCTCCCGCGTCACCGTGCGCCGGTTCATCGCCGTCGGATTCGCCGTCCTGGCGATGGCACTGCTTTGGCTGCTGCTGGGCGCGTTGCAGACGGGCCTTGCCCTGTGGCAGCAGATCGCGGGTCTGCATTGGTCGCTGCAGGCGCTTGTCGGAACCATCGTGACCGGCTTCGCCGGTGTGACGGCCTGGGCCGGCTGGCGTCTGCTCCGGCCTCGCCGGCCCCATCGAAACACCGTACCGCCCCCCGATCGCGCCACGATCGAGCGACGTGTCGAGCGGCTCGCACAACTGGACGACACGACAGCGTCCTTCAGCGCCGAGCTCGCCGAACTGGATGCGCGTCGCCAGAGCGGCGAATGCTACGTTGCGGTCTTTGGCGAGATCAGCGCCGGCAAGTCCAGCCTGATCCGCGCGCTTGCACCGGACGCCGACAACGCCGTCGACGTGCTCGGCGGCACCACGCGGCAGGTCGCCCACCACCGCGGCCGCCTGGGCGAGCGCGAACTGGTCCTGGCCGACGTTCCGGGCACGCAGGAAGTGGATGCCCGCGAACACGAGACGCTCGCGCGGGACGAGGCCCTGCGCGCGCACGCTGTCGTCTACGTCTGCACCGGCGACCTGACCCGCCAGCAGGATGGCGAACTGCGCTGGCTGCACGGCTTCGGCAAGCCGCTGCTGCTCGCGCTCAACAAGGTGGATCTGCTATCGGCCGCGCAGCGCGACGAGGTCCGCACTGCGCTGGATGCACGTTATCGGGATGTCGTTGACGCCGTCGTGCCAGTCCGCGCCGGCGGCGTGGAACACCTTGAGCGGCGCCTGCCGGATGGCCGGCGCGAGCAGGTCACGCGTGAGGCGACGCCGGACACCGCAGCGCTGGCCAAGGCCCTTTCCGCGCTCGTCGCCACCGATGCGGACACACTCGAGGCAGCCCGCGAAGGCGCCGTGCTGGGTCATCTGGCCGAACGGCTGGGCGCCGCCGAACGGTCGGCGCGCAGTGTGGAGGCCTACCGGATCGTCGATCGCTACACACGGCGCGCCGTCGTCGGCGCCCTGGCGGCCATTGCACCGGGTACCGACCTGATCATCCAGGGGGCGCTGGCCACGGGCCTGATCCGCGAGCTGGCCGCCCTGTACGACGTGCCCGTGAAAACGCTGGATCTCGACGCGTTCCTGGAGCAGGCGGGTGGCACGCTGCGAACCACCAGCTCCATCGTCCTGGCCATTGCCGGCAATGCCCTCAAGGCCTTCCCTGGCCTGGGCACCTTGAGCGGCGGCGTGCTCCACGCCGTGGCCTACGGGCTGATCTTCGACAGCCTGGGATGTGCCGTGGTGCGCACCCTCGCCGAACACCACCGGCTGGACCAGGCCGCCGCCACTGATGCACTGCGCGAGCTGCTGACCGGAAAGAGCGCGCAGCGGCTCGGGCATATCGCGAACCTGGCGCTCGAAAGCCTGCGTGACGCCACGACCGGCAACGGCCATGCGCGGTGA
- a CDS encoding hybrid sensor histidine kinase/response regulator, whose protein sequence is MLATALLSVMFAAASPTPAVLAPVPLFRRFGAGDGLPSSTVYKLAQDRDGFLWIGTQDGLARYDGMAFRIWRHEPGAASSLPKNEVSAVFVDRENRVWVGGEGAGANRLDTSRRTFHHFPYVPGDASSLSAPDVWAFAQDAAGAIWIGTYSGGLNRLRADERHFDHFQHKADDPGTIASDVVLSLLGDTRGGLWIGTSAGLDRRDAAGTISHIALPVDATSRGDVQVLSLLADGDGVIASTSAGLFRVDGAGQAARIDAGATARTVYAVTRDPRGDLWLATRHGVTRREPDGRETAWGARPLMPGGLPGELLFDALTDHQGGLWLAALDGGIAYLPPAWRRFTQIREIPGDAASLSPGRVQGIGRGRDGRVWSVTLNGAVDRIDLARGQVERWGPRIGGTELRRRAVLEDRDGRLWLGQHRGVRVFDPATGTAMDLPAAASGTAAGVPAGPVDLLAETDDAVWLSARGVGVARVDRATLSVQRYTPGDTGSPRDTDVEQLHAGADGSLWVAHAQGLDRWDPAQRRFAAVDGMAVDRIHAFAVDEGGRVWVHRFGRIERYERNSKQYAATWALDTGDGWPALEVGAMARDRQGALWLTSPRGLYRVDPASRRFRHFDVASGLLSPEFVDRSLLLRDDGVLVAATLAGVVARDTQVADPVLRASPLHLAGVTVRRGDQVQSLDPTQAVHLRWNDRDLRVEARSLAYAAPARYQFQLEGAEPEWTLPDARGVRELAHLDPGEFRLGVRAIDEEGGITQLAAPLVIKVDAAPWERPWAYALYALLLSGLAFAAARSWRRRVAHEQDLMLASQRRALAEQASASKSEFLAHMGHEIRTPMTGLLGMTELLERTVLDERQRAYAEGIRASGEHMLRLVNDALDLARIEAGRLALEQVRFDPLRMLDDVAAIGRALAARKGIGFVVDRSGEIPGPVLGDPGRVRQILLNIVNNAIKFTDAGEVTLSLCRENDAGLCFRVRDTGPGISDELRERLFGRYEQDAVGRRAGGSGLGLAISRDLAELMGGRITVSSTLGHGSVFSIHLPLPAAPEGLSGDEPATQQCDSALSLPARALDILLVEDDATIARVVTELLETLGHRVRHAGNGLAALAEMQVRRPDVALIDLDLPGLDGLQVSRLIRARETGERPTRLIALTARSDAMAEQQALAAGMDGFQRKPVTLQSLADALVSPSPALLDE, encoded by the coding sequence ATGCTCGCTACTGCATTGCTGTCTGTGATGTTCGCCGCGGCGTCGCCGACGCCTGCAGTGCTGGCGCCGGTGCCGCTGTTCCGTCGCTTCGGTGCCGGCGACGGGCTGCCGTCGTCGACGGTCTACAAACTGGCGCAGGATCGCGACGGCTTTCTGTGGATCGGTACCCAGGATGGGCTGGCCCGCTACGACGGAATGGCCTTCCGCATCTGGCGGCATGAGCCGGGCGCCGCGTCGTCGTTGCCAAAAAATGAAGTTTCCGCGGTGTTCGTCGACCGCGAGAATCGGGTGTGGGTGGGCGGCGAGGGTGCCGGTGCAAACCGGCTGGACACATCGCGCCGCACGTTCCATCACTTTCCTTACGTGCCGGGCGATGCCTCGTCCCTGTCAGCGCCCGATGTCTGGGCCTTTGCCCAGGACGCCGCCGGCGCCATCTGGATCGGCACCTATTCGGGCGGCCTCAATCGTCTGCGCGCCGACGAGCGCCACTTCGACCACTTCCAGCACAAGGCGGACGATCCGGGCACCATCGCCTCGGACGTGGTGCTGAGCCTCCTGGGCGACACGCGCGGCGGCCTGTGGATCGGTACCAGCGCCGGCCTGGACCGGCGCGATGCGGCGGGAACGATCTCACACATCGCATTGCCGGTCGACGCGACGAGCCGCGGCGATGTACAGGTACTTTCGCTCCTGGCTGATGGCGACGGCGTCATTGCCAGCACGTCGGCGGGGCTGTTCCGCGTGGATGGTGCCGGGCAGGCGGCCAGGATCGACGCGGGTGCGACGGCGCGCACGGTGTACGCGGTGACACGGGATCCGCGCGGCGACCTGTGGCTTGCCACCCGTCACGGGGTGACGCGACGCGAGCCGGACGGACGCGAAACGGCGTGGGGCGCGCGTCCGCTGATGCCGGGTGGACTTCCCGGCGAGTTGCTGTTTGATGCATTGACCGATCACCAGGGCGGCCTGTGGCTGGCCGCGCTCGACGGCGGTATTGCCTACCTGCCGCCGGCGTGGCGCCGCTTCACGCAGATCCGCGAGATTCCCGGCGATGCGGCGAGCCTGTCGCCGGGCCGTGTCCAGGGGATTGGTCGTGGCCGCGACGGCAGGGTCTGGTCAGTCACGCTCAACGGTGCGGTGGACCGCATCGATCTGGCGCGCGGCCAGGTGGAGCGCTGGGGGCCGCGGATCGGCGGCACCGAATTGCGTCGGCGCGCTGTCCTGGAGGACCGCGACGGTCGCTTGTGGCTCGGCCAGCACCGCGGCGTGCGCGTTTTCGATCCGGCCACGGGCACGGCGATGGATTTGCCCGCCGCGGCCAGCGGGACCGCAGCAGGCGTACCGGCGGGTCCGGTGGATCTGCTGGCGGAAACGGACGACGCCGTGTGGCTGAGTGCGCGGGGCGTCGGCGTGGCCCGGGTGGACCGGGCCACGCTCTCCGTACAGCGCTATACACCCGGCGATACCGGCAGTCCGCGCGATACGGATGTGGAACAGCTCCATGCAGGCGCCGACGGCAGCCTCTGGGTTGCGCACGCCCAGGGACTGGACCGGTGGGATCCGGCGCAGCGGCGCTTCGCTGCAGTGGACGGAATGGCGGTGGATCGCATCCATGCCTTCGCCGTCGATGAGGGCGGGCGGGTGTGGGTTCATCGCTTTGGCCGCATCGAGCGCTACGAAAGGAATAGCAAACAGTACGCGGCGACGTGGGCGCTCGATACGGGCGACGGCTGGCCCGCGCTGGAGGTTGGGGCGATGGCGCGCGATCGGCAGGGCGCGCTGTGGCTGACCTCGCCGCGCGGCCTGTACCGGGTGGATCCGGCGAGCCGCCGCTTTCGGCATTTCGACGTGGCCAGTGGCCTGCTCTCGCCGGAATTCGTCGATCGCAGCCTGCTGCTGCGCGATGATGGCGTCCTGGTTGCAGCGACGCTAGCTGGCGTGGTGGCGCGCGACACGCAGGTCGCCGATCCCGTATTGCGGGCCAGCCCGCTGCATCTGGCGGGCGTGACCGTGCGGCGCGGCGATCAGGTGCAATCGCTTGATCCAACGCAGGCGGTGCACCTGCGCTGGAACGACCGCGACCTGCGTGTCGAGGCGCGTTCACTGGCGTATGCCGCGCCCGCGCGCTACCAGTTCCAGCTGGAAGGCGCCGAACCGGAATGGACCTTGCCCGACGCCCGCGGCGTGCGCGAACTGGCGCACCTGGATCCCGGTGAATTCCGGCTGGGCGTCCGCGCCATCGATGAAGAGGGCGGCATCACGCAACTGGCGGCCCCGTTGGTCATAAAAGTGGACGCGGCGCCCTGGGAGCGGCCGTGGGCTTATGCCCTGTATGCGCTGCTGTTGTCAGGCCTGGCATTTGCGGCGGCGCGTTCGTGGCGGCGACGCGTGGCGCACGAGCAGGACCTGATGCTGGCCTCGCAGCGGCGCGCGCTGGCCGAGCAGGCGAGCGCATCCAAGTCGGAATTCCTGGCGCACATGGGGCATGAGATCCGCACGCCGATGACGGGGCTGCTGGGCATGACCGAATTGCTCGAGCGCACGGTCCTGGACGAGCGCCAGCGCGCTTACGCCGAGGGTATCCGCGCCTCCGGTGAACACATGTTGCGCCTGGTCAATGACGCGTTGGACCTGGCGCGGATCGAAGCCGGCCGGCTGGCGCTCGAGCAGGTGCGTTTCGATCCCTTGCGGATGCTCGACGACGTCGCGGCCATCGGACGCGCGCTGGCGGCGCGCAAGGGGATCGGCTTTGTCGTCGACCGTTCCGGGGAGATTCCCGGCCCCGTGCTGGGGGATCCAGGTCGCGTGCGGCAAATACTTTTGAACATCGTCAACAACGCCATCAAGTTCACCGATGCCGGTGAAGTGACTCTGTCGTTGTGCCGCGAGAACGACGCCGGCCTCTGCTTTCGCGTGCGCGACACTGGCCCGGGCATCTCCGACGAACTGCGCGAGCGCCTGTTCGGCCGTTACGAGCAGGATGCGGTTGGGCGCCGCGCCGGCGGCAGCGGACTGGGACTGGCCATTTCGCGCGACCTGGCGGAACTCATGGGGGGCCGGATCACCGTCAGCAGTACGCTGGGCCACGGCAGCGTATTCTCGATCCACCTGCCGTTGCCGGCGGCGCCGGAGGGCCTGTCCGGTGACGAGCCGGCAACGCAGCAATGCGACAGTGCGCTGTCCCTGCCGGCCCGTGCGCTCGACATCCTCCTGGTGGAAGACGACGCCACCATTGCCCGGGTGGTGACGGAGCTGCTGGAAACGTTGGGCCACCGCGTGCGCCATGCGGGCAACGGTCTGGCCGCACTGGCGGAGATGCAGGTGCGGCGTCCGGACGTGGCGCTGATTGACCTGGATCTTCCGGGCCTGGATGGCTTGCAGGTGTCGCGCCTGATCCGCGCCCGCGAAACCGGCGAGAGGCCGACGCGGCTGATCGCGTTGACGGCACGCAGCGATGCCATGGCGGAACAACAGGCGCTGGCAGCGGGTATGGATGGCTTCCAGCGCAAGCCGGTCACGCTCCAGTCCCTGGCGGATGCACTGGTGAGTCCATCACCGGCGCTGCTTGATGAGTAG
- the hemE gene encoding uroporphyrinogen decarboxylase has protein sequence MQNDRLLRALKRQPVDATPVWLMRQAGRYLPEYRATRAKAGSFMNLCTNPELACEVTLQPLARFPLDAAILFSDILTIPDAMGLGLHFADGEGPKFRHPVRTAADIEKLGVPDPEGELRYVMDAVRTIRRELDGRVPLIGFSGSPWTLACYMVEGEGSSSFARPKAMLWNEPALMHRLLDTIARSVASYLAAQVAAGAQALMVFDTWGGLLSPDAFEAFSLRYLTQIVTALKSDPATREVPLILFSKGANGHLESMAASGCDALGVDWTIRLGDARARVGQRVALQGNLDPTILHARPEAIREEVARTLASYGAGPGHVFNLGHGITPDVPPDHVAALVEAVHSLSPRYAAG, from the coding sequence ATGCAAAACGACCGACTGCTGCGCGCACTCAAGCGCCAGCCCGTGGATGCCACACCCGTATGGCTGATGCGCCAGGCCGGGCGCTACCTGCCCGAATACCGGGCCACGCGTGCCAAGGCCGGCAGCTTCATGAACCTGTGCACGAATCCCGAACTGGCCTGCGAAGTCACACTCCAGCCGCTGGCGCGCTTCCCGCTCGATGCGGCGATCCTGTTTTCCGACATCCTGACCATTCCCGACGCGATGGGCCTGGGCCTGCATTTCGCCGACGGGGAGGGCCCGAAGTTCCGTCACCCGGTCCGCACCGCCGCCGATATCGAGAAATTGGGCGTCCCCGATCCGGAAGGTGAACTGCGCTATGTCATGGACGCCGTCCGCACGATCCGCCGCGAGCTCGACGGACGCGTACCGCTGATCGGCTTTTCCGGCAGCCCCTGGACCTTGGCCTGCTACATGGTGGAAGGCGAAGGCTCGTCCAGTTTCGCGCGCCCCAAGGCCATGCTCTGGAACGAACCGGCCCTGATGCACCGGTTGCTCGATACGATCGCGCGCTCGGTCGCCAGCTATCTGGCGGCCCAGGTGGCCGCCGGCGCGCAGGCGCTGATGGTGTTTGACACCTGGGGCGGCTTGCTGTCACCGGACGCCTTCGAGGCGTTTTCGTTGCGCTACCTGACTCAGATCGTCACCGCGCTGAAGTCCGACCCGGCCACGCGCGAGGTGCCGCTGATCCTATTCTCCAAGGGCGCCAACGGCCACCTGGAGTCGATGGCCGCCAGCGGCTGCGACGCCCTGGGCGTGGACTGGACCATCCGCCTGGGTGACGCGCGGGCCCGCGTGGGCCAGCGCGTCGCCCTGCAGGGCAATCTCGACCCGACGATCCTGCACGCGCGTCCCGAAGCCATCCGCGAAGAAGTCGCGCGCACGCTGGCCAGTTACGGTGCCGGCCCCGGCCACGTGTTCAACCTCGGCCACGGCATCACGCCGGACGTGCCGCCCGATCACGTCGCAGCCCTGGTCGAAGCGGTTCACTCCCTGTCACCGCGCTACGCCGCCGGCTGA
- a CDS encoding WGR domain-containing protein, with product MRIYMQTQPVSNESPRYYEIVLQQDLLGGWMLYREWGQQGGRASSKREVYLERDDALTAFAQARDAQVKRGFKVVFSQGLEAPHVR from the coding sequence ATGCGCATCTACATGCAAACCCAGCCGGTGTCGAACGAGTCGCCGCGGTACTACGAGATCGTCCTTCAGCAGGATCTGCTCGGCGGTTGGATGCTCTACCGCGAATGGGGCCAGCAGGGCGGCCGAGCCAGCAGCAAGCGCGAGGTCTACCTCGAACGCGACGACGCCCTGACCGCTTTCGCGCAGGCGCGCGACGCCCAGGTCAAGCGCGGATTCAAAGTGGTATTCAGTCAGGGACTGGAGGCACCGCATGTTCGCTAG
- the aroB gene encoding 3-dehydroquinate synthase produces the protein MHALHTLDVALGERSYPIWIGPGLLDDAPRWTTALRGRHVLVVTNETIAPLYLSRVTRALGERLHASVILPDGESFKTLENCGVVLDALARLKANRDACVIALGGGVIGDLAGFAAACWMRGIDFLQIPTTLLAQVDSSVGGKTGVNLPAGKNLVGAFHQPRAVLIDTQTLDTLPPREYRSGLAEVVKYGAIGDPDFFTWLEANATALLARETGVVAEAIARSCLHKAGVVARDEREDGERALLNFGHTFGHALETVSGYGSLLHGEAVAIGMVLAARLSADLERAPAADAERLEHLLRALELPTDLPGGTSADDLLSLMRLDKKNLSGRLRLILWRGIGHADIVPDVPEAMIRAVLSAEAMAPG, from the coding sequence ATGCACGCATTGCATACGCTGGACGTCGCACTCGGCGAACGCAGCTACCCCATCTGGATCGGCCCTGGTCTGCTCGATGATGCCCCACGATGGACCACAGCGCTGCGCGGCCGCCACGTGCTGGTGGTCACCAATGAAACCATCGCACCACTGTATCTGTCCCGGGTTACCCGGGCGCTGGGCGAGCGTCTGCATGCCAGCGTGATCCTCCCGGATGGCGAGTCATTCAAGACGCTGGAAAACTGCGGCGTCGTACTGGACGCCCTGGCCCGCCTCAAGGCCAATCGAGACGCCTGCGTGATTGCGCTCGGCGGCGGGGTGATCGGCGACCTGGCCGGCTTTGCCGCCGCCTGCTGGATGCGCGGTATCGATTTCCTGCAGATTCCGACCACCTTGCTGGCCCAGGTCGACTCATCCGTCGGCGGCAAGACCGGAGTCAATCTGCCGGCCGGCAAGAACCTCGTCGGTGCATTCCACCAACCGCGCGCCGTGCTCATCGATACGCAGACATTAGATACGCTGCCGCCACGCGAATACCGTTCGGGACTGGCCGAGGTGGTGAAGTACGGCGCGATCGGCGACCCGGACTTTTTCACCTGGCTGGAAGCCAACGCCACCGCTCTCCTTGCCCGGGAAACCGGGGTCGTCGCCGAAGCCATTGCGCGCAGCTGCCTGCACAAGGCTGGCGTGGTGGCCCGCGACGAACGGGAAGATGGCGAGAGGGCGCTGCTCAATTTCGGCCACACCTTCGGCCACGCGCTGGAAACCGTGTCCGGCTACGGCAGCCTGCTGCACGGCGAGGCGGTCGCCATCGGCATGGTGCTGGCTGCACGCCTGTCGGCCGACCTGGAACGCGCCCCCGCCGCCGATGCCGAACGGCTTGAGCACCTGCTGCGCGCGCTCGAACTGCCGACCGACCTGCCCGGGGGGACGTCCGCCGACGACCTGCTGTCCCTCATGCGCCTGGACAAGAAGAACCTCAGCGGCCGCCTGCGCCTGATCCTGTGGCGCGGCATCGGCCACGCGGACATCGTTCCGGATGTCCCGGAAGCGATGATCCGGGCCGTGCTGTCTGCCGAGGCCATGGCACCAGGCTGA